A genomic region of Cyprinus carpio isolate SPL01 chromosome B11, ASM1834038v1, whole genome shotgun sequence contains the following coding sequences:
- the ppef1 gene encoding serine/threonine-protein phosphatase with EF-hands 1 isoform X1 yields the protein MLGWRDALLCVFLCQLWMQTPGVADKGCSGFGHLENGRMFFRYGGLYVTFTCNPGFRIHGYRTSSCVSGQWARDPPLCVASGCPSPGDLLHGSTVVSKDKSLAAFSCDTGFSLFGSALLFCKGKSWNGTKPVCKAADIMSVLNLNQDSLHGPVSAQGHDVPTSLKVHLHSHLNTASKDSFLKRGLLGVPHIRLDFTDLNQKNIRKPVEKKTSKILFDKTQDSGKAGPINNLENFKDAIRNSDLQKSVTVASANVNTISLDLESSFLSTTPTSFVTPAVGTQQVKIMDQTYRRNQTVNQSTLVTDKLFQRASVISAAKTLPEYSKNNSHWISTTPAPNINTLITDDHLQSETFIKVDTIESFAPSTTSYPGFMVSKQESVSFALDPWSTSSSTSRGLFEQRPDLTETSPPPDTTGYISSSREVLTTAAQLVSGLLLKAPTDVHNSTDITDDQVNEKSNQSDPKQTLDTPAWKDLPRFSRIRRPVCPYPPFPSHGTFYFRSIKNPGPLQYKHYIQYACYPGYTLTNGDVYSYCQHNGQWSGQTPLCLELTPCSLNNGGCSQICHVNKQNRAQCLCKPGFLLLEDQHTCRDLDECVEELHLCQQVCQNTLGSYRCSCSPGFQLSSDGTSCSDVDECEHVGSALCVFGCINTPGSFQCLCPVGYQLDSTNRHCEDINECEETAVLQQKQLHWCEWKCVNLPGTYRCICPRGYRLHLNGHQCEDINECELKNANCSHFCINHRGGYKCACPETHRISPNNQKNCQPYKHSSFSH from the exons ATGCTAGGCTGGAGAGatgcactgctgtgtgtatttttgtgtcaGCTCTGGATGCAAACTCCAG GCGTTGCTGATAAAGGCTGCAGTGGCTTTGGACACTTAGAAAATGGCCGTATGTTTTTTCGTTATGGAGGATTGTATGTTACCTTCACCTGTAATCCAGGATTCCGGATCCACGGTTACCGTACTAGCAGCTGTGTATCTGGACAGTGGGCCAGAGACCCACCGTTGTGTGTGG CATCAGGATGCCCCAGCCCTGGTGATCTCCTGCATGGCAGTACTGTGGTTTCTAAAGACAAATCTCTGGCTGCCTTCAGCTGTGACACTGGATTCAGTTTGTTTGGATCTGCGCTTCTCTTCTGCAAGGGGAAAAGCTGGAACGGCACTAAGCCTGTCTGCAAAG CGGCTGATATCATGAGTGTTCTTAATCTAAATCAAGACTCTTTACACGGTCCTGTCTCAGCACAGGGCCATGATGTTCCTACAAGCCTAAAAGTTCACTTACATAGCCATTTAAACACCGCTTCCAaggattcttttttaaaaagagggTTGCTTGGGGTCCCTCACATCAGACTTGACTTTACAGACCTCAATCAGAAAAATATAAGGAAACCAGTAGAGAAAAAGACCTCAAAGATTCTATTTGACAAAACACAAGACAGTGGAAAGGCTGGGCCAATCAACAACCTTGAAAACTTCAAGGATGCAATCAGGAACTCCGATCTTCAGAAATCTGTGACGGTGGCGTCTGCAAATGTCAATACGATCTCATTAGATCTTGAATCTTCATTTTTGAGCACCACACCAACCAGCTTCGTTACTCCAGCAGTGGGCACTCAACAAGTCAAGATCATGGATCAAACATACAGAAGAAACCAAACAGTTAATCAGTCCACGCTTGTTACAGACAAACTATTTCAAAGAGCCTCAGTCATTTCAGCTGCTAAGACTTTAccagaatacagtaaaaataattcacACTGGATATCAACTACACCTGCACCAAACATCAACACATTAATCACAGATGACCATCTACAGTCAGAGACTTTCATCAAAGTAGACACCATTGAGAGTTTTGCACCTTCAACTACAAGCTATCCTGGTTTTATGGTGTCTAAACAGGAGTCTGTTTCCTTTGCACTTGATCCATGGTCTACTTCTTCATCTACCTCCAGAGGACTCTTTGAACAAAGACCAGACCTCACTGAGACATCACCGCCACCAGATACCACTGGATATATATCATCAAGCAGGGAGGTCTTGACAACGGCCGCCCAGCTAGTGTCTGGCCTGCTTCTGAAGGCTCCAACAGACGTCCACAACTCAACTGACATTACTGATGATCaagtaaatgaaaaaagcaaTCAGAGTGACCCCAAACAAACACTTGATACTCCAGCGTGGAAAGATCTTCCAAGATTTTCAAGGATACGTCGTCCAGTGTGTCCCTACCCCCCGTTCCCTTCTCACGGAACGTTCTACTTTCGGTCAATAAAGAATCCTGGCCCGCTTCAGTATAAGCACTATATTCAGTATGCGTGTTACCCTGGATACACATTGACCAATGGTGACGTCTACAGCTATTGTCAACACAATGGACAATGGAGTGGTCAAACACCTCTCTGCTTAG AGTTAACTCCTTGCTCCTTAAACAATGGAGGATGTTCACAGATCTGTCATGTCAATAAACAGAATCGTGCCCAGTGTCTTTGTAAACCAGGATTTCTTCTTCTGGAGGATCAGCACACCTGTCGAG ATTTGGATGAATGCGTGGAGGAGTTGCATCTGTGCCAGCAGGTCTGTCAAAATACCTTGGGCTCCTACAGGTGCAGTTGCAGTCCAGGGTTTCAGCTCTCTTCAGACGGGACATCCTGCTCTG ATGTGGATGAGTGTGAACATGTTGGCAGTGCTCTCTGTGTATTTGGCTGCATTAATACACCAGGCAGTTTCCAGTGCTTGTGTCCTGTAG GGTACCAACTGGACAGCACCAATAGGCATTGCGAAG ACATTAATGAGTGTGAGGAGACAGCGGTCCTCCAGCAGAAGCAGTTGCACTGGTGTGAGTGGAAGTGTGTAAATCTGCCAGGTACTTACAGATGCATCTGTCCTCGTGGATACAGGCTGCACCTTAATGGACACCAGTGTGAAG
- the ppef1 gene encoding serine/threonine-protein phosphatase with EF-hands 1 isoform X3 produces the protein MLGWRDALLCVFLCQLWMQTPGVADKGCSGFGHLENGRMFFRYGGLYVTFTCNPGFRIHGYRTSSCVSGQWARDPPLCVASGCPSPGDLLHGSTVVSKDKSLAAFSCDTGFSLFGSALLFCKGKSWNGTKPVCKAADIMSVLNLNQDSLHGPVSAQGHDVPTSLKVHLHSHLNTASKDSFLKRGLLGVPHIRLDFTDLNQKNIRKPVEKKTSKILFDKTQDSGKAGPINNLENFKDAIRNSDLQKSVTVASANVNTISLDLESSFLSTTPTSFVTPAVGTQQVKIMDQTYRRNQTVNQSTLVTDKLFQRASVISAAKTLPEYSKNNSHWISTTPAPNINTLITDDHLQSETFIKVDTIESFAPSTTSYPGFMVSKQESVSFALDPWSTSSSTSRGLFEQRPDLTETSPPPDTTGYISSSREVLTTAAQLVSGLLLKAPTDVHNSTDITDDQVNEKSNQSDPKQTLDTPAWKDLPRFSRIRRPVCPYPPFPSHGTFYFRSIKNPGPLQYKHYIQYACYPGYTLTNGDVYSYCQHNGQWSGQTPLCLELTPCSLNNGGCSQICHVNKQNRAQCLCKPGFLLLEDQHTCRDLDECVEELHLCQQVCQNTLGSYRCSCSPGFQLSSDGTSCSDINECEETAVLQQKQLHWCEWKCVNLPGTYRCICPRGYRLHLNGHQCEDINECELKNANCSHFCINHRGGYKCACPETHRISPNNQKNCQPYKHSSFSH, from the exons ATGCTAGGCTGGAGAGatgcactgctgtgtgtatttttgtgtcaGCTCTGGATGCAAACTCCAG GCGTTGCTGATAAAGGCTGCAGTGGCTTTGGACACTTAGAAAATGGCCGTATGTTTTTTCGTTATGGAGGATTGTATGTTACCTTCACCTGTAATCCAGGATTCCGGATCCACGGTTACCGTACTAGCAGCTGTGTATCTGGACAGTGGGCCAGAGACCCACCGTTGTGTGTGG CATCAGGATGCCCCAGCCCTGGTGATCTCCTGCATGGCAGTACTGTGGTTTCTAAAGACAAATCTCTGGCTGCCTTCAGCTGTGACACTGGATTCAGTTTGTTTGGATCTGCGCTTCTCTTCTGCAAGGGGAAAAGCTGGAACGGCACTAAGCCTGTCTGCAAAG CGGCTGATATCATGAGTGTTCTTAATCTAAATCAAGACTCTTTACACGGTCCTGTCTCAGCACAGGGCCATGATGTTCCTACAAGCCTAAAAGTTCACTTACATAGCCATTTAAACACCGCTTCCAaggattcttttttaaaaagagggTTGCTTGGGGTCCCTCACATCAGACTTGACTTTACAGACCTCAATCAGAAAAATATAAGGAAACCAGTAGAGAAAAAGACCTCAAAGATTCTATTTGACAAAACACAAGACAGTGGAAAGGCTGGGCCAATCAACAACCTTGAAAACTTCAAGGATGCAATCAGGAACTCCGATCTTCAGAAATCTGTGACGGTGGCGTCTGCAAATGTCAATACGATCTCATTAGATCTTGAATCTTCATTTTTGAGCACCACACCAACCAGCTTCGTTACTCCAGCAGTGGGCACTCAACAAGTCAAGATCATGGATCAAACATACAGAAGAAACCAAACAGTTAATCAGTCCACGCTTGTTACAGACAAACTATTTCAAAGAGCCTCAGTCATTTCAGCTGCTAAGACTTTAccagaatacagtaaaaataattcacACTGGATATCAACTACACCTGCACCAAACATCAACACATTAATCACAGATGACCATCTACAGTCAGAGACTTTCATCAAAGTAGACACCATTGAGAGTTTTGCACCTTCAACTACAAGCTATCCTGGTTTTATGGTGTCTAAACAGGAGTCTGTTTCCTTTGCACTTGATCCATGGTCTACTTCTTCATCTACCTCCAGAGGACTCTTTGAACAAAGACCAGACCTCACTGAGACATCACCGCCACCAGATACCACTGGATATATATCATCAAGCAGGGAGGTCTTGACAACGGCCGCCCAGCTAGTGTCTGGCCTGCTTCTGAAGGCTCCAACAGACGTCCACAACTCAACTGACATTACTGATGATCaagtaaatgaaaaaagcaaTCAGAGTGACCCCAAACAAACACTTGATACTCCAGCGTGGAAAGATCTTCCAAGATTTTCAAGGATACGTCGTCCAGTGTGTCCCTACCCCCCGTTCCCTTCTCACGGAACGTTCTACTTTCGGTCAATAAAGAATCCTGGCCCGCTTCAGTATAAGCACTATATTCAGTATGCGTGTTACCCTGGATACACATTGACCAATGGTGACGTCTACAGCTATTGTCAACACAATGGACAATGGAGTGGTCAAACACCTCTCTGCTTAG AGTTAACTCCTTGCTCCTTAAACAATGGAGGATGTTCACAGATCTGTCATGTCAATAAACAGAATCGTGCCCAGTGTCTTTGTAAACCAGGATTTCTTCTTCTGGAGGATCAGCACACCTGTCGAG ATTTGGATGAATGCGTGGAGGAGTTGCATCTGTGCCAGCAGGTCTGTCAAAATACCTTGGGCTCCTACAGGTGCAGTTGCAGTCCAGGGTTTCAGCTCTCTTCAGACGGGACATCCTGCTCTG ACATTAATGAGTGTGAGGAGACAGCGGTCCTCCAGCAGAAGCAGTTGCACTGGTGTGAGTGGAAGTGTGTAAATCTGCCAGGTACTTACAGATGCATCTGTCCTCGTGGATACAGGCTGCACCTTAATGGACACCAGTGTGAAG